Proteins co-encoded in one Capsicum annuum cultivar UCD-10X-F1 chromosome 9, UCD10Xv1.1, whole genome shotgun sequence genomic window:
- the LOC107841654 gene encoding uncharacterized protein LOC107841654, with protein sequence MNEAKFCKFMAMLQQLIINVPLVEALEQMPDYAKFMKNLVTKKQKVSHEPKDNLFHCVSISTRSFVQKKADPSAFTILCTIGSLNFTKELCDMGDNINLIPLVVYKKIGLGDLTLTNMQLVMADKSVKRPMGILHDVLHKVADFILSADFVVLDCEMDFEVPIILGRPFLATGRVIVDIELNELEFRLNDKEARFEIHSFMTQ encoded by the coding sequence atgaatgaggCAAAATTCTGCAAATTTATGGCAATGCTCCAGCAATTGataataaatgtgcctttggttgaggcacttgagcaaatgccagacTATGCGAAGTTCATGAAAAATCTTGTGACTAAGAAACAGAAGGTTAGCCATGAACCGAAGGACAATCTCTTTCATTGTGtctctatctctacaaggtcttttgTTCAGAAAAAGGCAGATCCGAGCGCGTTTACCATCCTATGCACTATTGGTTCCCTAAATTTCACAAAAGAACTATGCGATATGGGAGACAATATAAACCTAATTCCACTTGTTGTATACAAAAAAATTGGTTTGGGGGATCTTACTCTGACAAACATGCAGTTAGTGATGGCAGATAAGTCTGTGAAGCGACCTAtgggcatattacatgatgtCTTGCATAAGGTGGCCGATTTCATTCTGtctgctgattttgtagtcctggaTTGCGAAATggactttgaagtgcccatcatattaggtagaccattccttgcaactggGCGAGTGATAGTAGACATCGAGCTGAATGAGCTGGAGTTCAggctcaatgacaaagaagcacgCTTCGAAATACACTCATTTATGACTCAGTaa